The nucleotide sequence TTATCCCTGTActtattttttaccaaaaggAGCCAATCTTATGGGTGTGACCAGTAATCAACCATTTCATAGCCACATCCCAGTATCCCACACCcattaaatgttcattaaaatgatGCATCATAATGATAAAAGCCTCAATATGTCAGTcttaatgaatattttattaagCATTTTAACTTGGTGAGGAGATTCTGACTCAGACTCACCACTCTGGGATCTGCGCTCTTCTCCAGCAAGGGGATGAGACTCTTTGTGAGAATGTAAATCGCTAGAGGACAGACAAGGATGGGGGGGCGGAGATTAACTTTTCTTAATCACCCCTGTTTTTCCTCCCATCGCTTCCTTCAAACCTCACCCCTGACATGTGACTCACCCATGACGTTGGTGGCGAAGCTTTTCTCGAGCCCCTCGACATTCACATCCCTCTGACTCATGATAGAGCCTGCGTTATTGATCTGTGCACATTacaacacattacattacacacatCTTTCACAACACTCAGAGACTTGATGAGACAGATGTGACATTATGATTGCAAATAGTGTCGgcacaaagcaataaaaacaacactgatcGAATGAATAATaatctaaaaacacattttcatatagTTTCCAATATGAAAATAGGTTACTCATTCCACTCACCAGTACATTGAGAGCCTTGTACTTCCTCTTGAAGGCCTCGGCAAACTCCCAGACCTTCTTGGTCTCAGACAGATCCAGGATGTGGACGTACACCTCCTGCAATGACACCAGCCATTTCATAAGTAATATGTTTATATGAGCGGGGAAACAGTCCGTCTCATCTTTCAGAATATCTGTCGAGAAGAGAGTCACACTCACTTTATTTCCTGACTCCTTGACGATGTCAGCCCTTGCCTCCTCAGCCTTGTCCTTGTTCCTGCATACCATGTGGATGATTCCACCTGTGACAAAGATCCAATAAACATTATTGTTTACTATCAGGGCAAAACTGGATCTGAATGCATTttcaagaaggggaaaaaagacagtAGGATTTATCTTCATCTTTCCTGTGATGAGTTTATATGATGGCTGATTGAGCTacagtgctctataaataattAGTAAATGCTTTTTTGGTTCTTGCTTGTTTTCAACCAGttaatgaaaatacattatgtaaaacacacagaatatGCAAAATATTAGGTGTTTTTTCTATTTGCATACCTCTTTCACACCATGCACAAAAATACTTTGTAAACAGATTAAAAAGTGTCACACTGAGTTGATGCTTCCAAAATGGCTAATGAAGCATCAACTCAGTGTGCAGGCACCATCCTCTAAAATGAACTCTGCTGCATTATTGGGAAGTGCATACActagattgttttttaaaattacatttttaaaataagaaatatgtgttttttaccTGGATGTACCATAACTGTGTACTTTATAAAAGATTTATCATCACTATGTGGTGTTTACTTATTTTAAGCATAAGTCTAATGTTACCTGActcatttaatatataatattataattattaacgTTTTTCTTCCTATTGTATGTGCAATATGTACAATCCAATTCCATCCTTGTTGATAATTAGATAGGAGGGCTTACATGCAAACAAGCATAACTACCTTCATACTGCTCATGTTActtaatatataatacagtatatgtatgtgagagaatatgtttttttaaatattaaggTGGTGGCCTACATAATTACAATATTGGTGCTTGTATGCTATTGGAAGTGTAGCACTATTAACTTTTCAAACCACGCAACCCTTTCCGTttactctttttaaaattttactaatttctttcctttttttaaatttttaaccactttaaaTGCGTGTCTATGATTGTTTATACAACACAGCACAGGgatatctatatatatacatatttaaaatatgggTCATGGAGTCATGTTTTTGGACTCTTTGTGTTCAGTCATTTGCTTTTGCTTATTTATATTTCGGTTGTGTTAAGTGTTTTTTCTGGGTCTTAGTTTTCCGTTTGCTGTTTCCCTCTTGTGTTCCTATCCTCCTCCCCAGCctgtttttccctccacacctgccctgcatgtGTTTCATTAGCCCTGCCTTGTCTCCAGGctattttgtttagttttgtcaCCTCTTTGTCAGTTCTTGTcaaatttagtttagtttactcaaaataaagatttgtttcTGTAGCCCTTTTGCATGTGGGTCCAAGTTATTGTGACTACAAtataaatgaggaaaaaaaacaaaacatttcacaataaaagttacTGACAAATCACCATGACTAGTAATCCCACTAGAAACTTCCACAACATATCAGTGTCAGTGTGGATGTGTGATTTGCTGATAAACAGGACAGTAGGATTGGTACCTTTCTTAGCGATAGCCATGGCGGTGGCTTTACCAATGCCGCTGTTGGCTCCTGTTATCATGAAGGAGCGTCCCGCCATGGACACCTCCAGGTCCTTCTCCACAAACCGCTTGGAGGCTGACAGGAAGGCACTCCTGCAGAGCATAAACATTTATGAATAATTTATGTAGCAGCATCCTGTTTGTCTGCACATCTGTAGTGCATCTACATCTCAGCCTCGGGGCTCGACTCAATGGATGCTGGGAAGAGACTTCAATTACCAAGACGGGAGAAGTCAGAAGATTCACTGCTGAAATAAAATCAGGTCAAGCACTTACAACGctgtaacaaaacacacatcctatcctgagagagaaagtgtgtgtgtgtgtgtgtgtgtgtgtgtgtgtgtgtgtgtgtgtgtgtgtgtgtgtgtgtgtgtgtgtgtgtgtgtgtgtgtgtgtgtgtgtgtgtcttcaggtCAGAAAGGGTCAGTGTTTGAGGTCAGTGTACAGTAGGTCTCTTCACAGCTTTACTGTACAGATACAATGAAAGCGAGAGCGTGCCTGGCATCATCTCTGATGAGAAgatatgggtgtgtgtgtgtgtgtgtgtgtgtgggggggggggggcggcatCTGAGACTACCAATGGTGACAACAggattgctgtgtgtgtgcgtgtgttagcGCGTGTGGCACCAAGGACCTCAATTCCACCCTTTGTCCTGGATGCCATTGTTGCAGTCGGCTAAAGTGGGGAGATGAAGGGGtacagggaggggaggggggggcaggcTAAATGCCCGCTCTGTTCGATGGTGTCATGCAGAGAGCTATTAGTGTAGGGTCGGAGCGGGTTGCCGGGGAGCTCTCTAAGAGAAAAGATAACACAGAACAAAGGGGAGAAGGGAAACAATCACAAAAGCACCTCTTCAGACAACTTGGCTTGCTTTATACTGATGAGGAAAGCTTCAGGCCTGCAACAGATCAGATAGGACTGATGAGATGTTTAAAGCCCTGTTGGTTGAAATAACGGCCTATGGCCTTACATGACTCCTACTGAGTCACTAGAAACTGTGCTTAATTCATAAATCATTATTCAAAGATCCCactgctttctttccttcctgttcaGTGATGCTGTGGGACTCACATGGTAAAAACCTTCATGGTAAAAACCTTCATTCCTCACAAAATTTCACCCAACCCATTTGTTGTAACTTATTAAGGTGCTAACTTTCATCAGGGTTACATACATCAGCCTAAACGTTTGAAGAAAGTCTTAAAAGAAGAGACATGAAAGCAGTTTGGGTGGGTTACCCTgcttctattctattctattctattctattctattctactctacaGCTGGAATGATTAGTAGATCGCCAGAAAATTGCCCACTATTTTGgaaattgattaatcattttgaatcATTCTCTGGtcatgtgaacattttctagtttatttagtcttctgtgacagtaaagtgAATAATTTGAGttggagacaaaacaagaccTTTTCGGTCCCATCTTGGACTTGGAGACATTGGTCGACattatttcaccattttctgatattttaaagaccaaacaatgATTAAAGATTAATTAATCATCAATTAATCCAGAAAATAACCGaccagatgaatcaataatgaagtTATCTAGGCTGATTGGGAAATGGGTTGGCCTAAACTTCTCATAGGATCTGTTTATGTAGACAACCATAATGGCACACTCATTTTTAATTCCAAATGAACAGAAACTAATAATAGTGGAAACAACTTTGAATTCAACATCATGTTAAACaggaaaactgtaaaaatgtcacATCATGATCATCAGGTGTTAGAATGAAGCATGTAAAAGATGCAGAACACTTAAAAGAACATAACATagaacagaaaataacatttacagtttaatattagacatattttgcacatttcttctATGTTGAGTTTCTTGATTTCCTACAGGCTAAATGATGAGTTtatgatgcattttaaagttaTCAGGTGTTACTTGTGAGTGATGCTCTGGACacagcagccacacacacacacacacacacacacacacacacacacacaaacacatacacacacacagtcactccaGCTCCTACAGTAGATATACAGTAGAAAGTCATCCTACCTGGTGAACTCGGTCACTCCCTTCAGGAACCAGGCTGAGTTGCGGTACAGAGACATGGTGCTGCTCTGGAAGCCTCTCGCTGCTGGGAGCTCTCTCCTCCGCTTTTTGACTCTGGAGCCAAACCACGTGTTGCTCCGCTGAATTAACATCAGAGGCGGGCACCCAGCGGCAGGCAGGAAGGATGCATTATTATACTGTCAgcctaaaatataaaatacagtttatgaTGCGGCACAATTCTTCAAATGCTGAATTTTACAGCTACAGCCTGCGTTATGGGAGCACATCATTCCACCTGTAATAAACAGCAGTTTATTAGGATATTTGAGGTTTATGACACAATGCCAGTCATggtttacatttgcatatatggTTATGGGTTttctaaaaccttttttttaatgtaacgTGAATTCGTGTTTAAAGCTTTTTTGAAATTACCTTAAAATATAGTGTAGAAGTGCAAAGtagcatgaaatggaaatattgaAGTAGAAGAACCTCAAATTTTACTAAAGTTTAGTAAATGTTCATCCACCACTGTGCCACTAAGGATGAATATAACTGCAGCCAACCACACATCCAGTCTAACCATGGACTATTTAAGGAGGATCCAACCCACCAGTCTAACCATGGACTATTTAAGGAGGATCCAACCCACCAGTCTAACCATGGACTATTTAAGAAGGATCCAACCCACCTGTCTGTGAGCAGCTTTGCGCTTTGGCtcctcacagccaatcagcCGCTGGTGCGCAGCAGGGCGCGGCACAGACTGGAAAAGGTGTGAGCGCACTGATTTCTGGGAAGATCAATAATGTCGCCGTATCTGATAACCATGGTTAAAACACGGAAGGGTCAGTAGGACAGGAAGGCAGGGATTCTGGGTAAAGCTTTATTATACGGCTGGAGGATTTTTTATTGGACTGAATTCTCTCTGACAGCTGAGACAAAATGGTGAGTATCCGAACTGGTTTCTGTAGTTGGATACTGAGTTTTGTTCATGTACCTGTGGGCAGTGCTACACTGTAAACACCtcaataattcattcattctgtaGTGcgttcaaataaatgtttaaagtgaAAGCTCAGCCGGTGGAGGAGtgattatttcctttttttctagcTGCAAATCAGTCTAGTAAAGTTGAGGGACTTCCTCGATCAAAGGTCATGTAATTGATACTagaggcagacagaggagaTATTCCTGAAACTTTAACACATGGGAATAACTGCAGAAACAAGCGGAATACTCTATAATTGGTCAAGAAAACTAAGCTCAGAGTGAGAGGATTGGGATAAGAGCAGACACTTGCAAGGTTGTTACCTTGTTATGActatttgaaataaatacaaatctgTGATCatggtttattttaacaatacATTAAATGTGATCATTCAGATTCTCAGAAAACCTTCACATAGCATTAAATTAAAGAATTTAAACCTAAATCATCTTCAGCAGATAGTTTTGGTACAGTTAGACACCTTCTTTAGTCCACATGTTCGTGATTTATCTTGTTACAAACAGATGTACTGCTGCCTGCAACTGCACCTCAGGGCAAAGAGCTCTCAGTAATTGCTCTTGCACAACACAAGAATTGTGTTCACTGTGTTATTGCACTCAAAGGTGAGGTGGATGGATTATGTTGCCCTGATGATCTTCACTCACATTGCTAGTTGGGAAATCTAATTGCTGTTCGGTGCAATGACTCCTAGGCGGTTTCATTGTAGTTGGAGGAGATAGTATGGTGTTGTTTACACATGCATGTGTCTGGATGACTGCTTAATTGCATGCAAGTGTTTGGTTtctatatttaacatgtttaacaaCAGATGCTGCTTAGTCACAAACAATACTTGATATTCTACAACCTTTTCGTGCAATTAGCCTTGATATTGCTCATTTCAGACAAACATTGAATTCATGCTACCTCAGTTTTAGGCGTGTGACTCCGTTTTCTTACTCTCTGCTCATCAGATGCGCTTCCTGTTGCTGTTCAGTCGGCAGGGGAAGCTGCGACTGCAGAAATGGTTTACACCGTTAACGGAGCGGGAGAAGAAAAAGGTGATCCGAGACATGACGATGTTAGTGTTGGCCCGTCCACCACGTTCCAGCAACTTCATCCAATGGAGGGACCTCAAGGTTGTTTACAAGAGGTGGCTGCAAGAGACACAACTGCTCTTTAATTTCTGTTCTTATCAGttaggccttttttttttaatgtttcttcaTCAGCAGTATGTGCCTGGTAGGTACAGACTCGGTCCCACGTGGGTGTCGAgaagtaaaaaagaaaccaCCTGTAACTGTGCTGATGTTTAATGGTTAACTTGTGTGTCCTCTTGACTAACGCttcaaaatacacacagaatacacacaAACGCCCTTTCCAAACAATGGGTTAACAAGACCATTCAGAGTAAAGGTCTATTTAAACCCACAGAGATCAGAACAAGACCATGTTAGTGATAGTGCAACTCAAGGCTTATCCTCTCATGGCCTTTCATCTCCTTGTCTCACAGGAACAACCTTGTAATAAAACTGGAGTCCCAGGAAGTGGAAATATAACAGACACTTTAATCTAGTCTAATAAGCAAGTACAGATAAATAAGACTCTAAAAGGAAACTCAGTGccaattttttcttttgcatgttTCTTCAGATGCTGTGACATTTAACCATTTTTCCTCTACAAATGCAGGTATGCCAGCCTGTATTTCTGCACAGGTGTGGAGGAAAATGATAATGAGCTGCTGAGTCTGGAAGTGCTGCACAGATATGTGGAGTTGCTCGATAGATATTTTGGCAACGTAAGTAgagctgaaatgttttttggcCTAAGCAGATTTTATTTGGTCATTAGCAATCTGTTTTATCAGTTGGGCCAACACAGACGTACAGGCGGTTTCAGTCACTATGGCTGATTAGACATCTGCTCAGGCTGCCATTAGGCATCATTGGGCATTGCTGAAATCAGCAGCAGACTCTATGTGTGAAGTCTAATTCATCCCTTTCTCAAGAGCTGCAATAAGCTAATAGAAGAGTGAGGTAGAAGTCAGTGAAGTTCAGtctgcacatgctcacacaGTCCTGAGAAAAGGTTTAACCTGgcaaagtgaaaacacctgtgttgGTGGACAGTGGCTATGTGGGTGTTTTAAATGTCCACTCTCAAACTGTATATATCCTAAGAATCTGATATTGTCTATAATACAGTTCCCAGTCATCTGGAGATAGTAAGTCCAGGCCCATTGAAATGTTTGTGTAGTCACTTTAAAGAACAGATATGAACTTGCAAACTAAAAATAGAAGTGATGACAAAAATCTACgaaggaaagaggagacagaaaaaggagatGCCACTGGAACACAGCACCACAAAGAAGCTCCAAGTACTTGTTGTTGGCTTCATGAGTGTACTGTATAATTAAGTCTGAGGGCTAAATCAGTGGTTGAT is from Scomber scombrus chromosome 5, fScoSco1.1, whole genome shotgun sequence and encodes:
- the dhrs12la gene encoding DHRS-12_like_SDR_c-like domain-containing protein; the encoded protein is MSLYRNSAWFLKGVTEFTRSAFLSASKRFVEKDLEVSMAGRSFMITGANSGIGKATAMAIAKKGGIIHMVCRNKDKAEEARADIVKESGNKEVYVHILDLSETKKVWEFAEAFKRKYKALNVLINNAGSIMSQRDVNVEGLEKSFATNVMAIYILTKSLIPLLEKSADPRVITVSSGGMLVQKLRTGNLQSDRGRYDGTMVYAQHKRQQVVMTEQLAKTHTNIHFSVMHPGWVDTPAVANAMPDFHSSMKDSLRTPEQGADTVVWLAISEAAITNPSGRFYQDRKMVSSHLPLAWTHSSSLEEQKLMSLLEDLAKTFQSH
- the ap1s3a gene encoding AP-1 complex subunit sigma-3a gives rise to the protein MMRFLLLFSRQGKLRLQKWFTPLTEREKKKVIRDMTMLVLARPPRSSNFIQWRDLKVVYKRYASLYFCTGVEENDNELLSLEVLHRYVELLDRYFGNVCELDIIFNFEKAYFILDEFLMGGEVLETSKIAVSVSIEEADTLQETMEEYLSKPAY